The Clostridiaceae bacterium HFYG-1003 genome includes a window with the following:
- a CDS encoding YgeY family selenium metabolism-linked hydrolase, whose amino-acid sequence MEISSKILGAVEEIRQPMMSFLREIIAIQSYDGDEGKAMARIREEMERIGFERIWVDPMGNLMGYLGHGEHLIAFDGHVDTVSCGDLGNWTFDPFSGYENAKEIGGLGTTDQKGGVASMLYAGKIMKDLDLLGNCTVLFVCSVQEEDCDGRCWQYIIEEDWIRPEFVVLTEPSDDMISLGQRGRAEIRLTTSGVSAHGSRPELGVNAVYKMGPVIGAIQRLNEELPSDGKLGKGSVAISEITSTAPSRCAVADSCTVILDRRLNSRETPEFALKQLRQLPEVQAAQVVVDIELYEEPSYTGLVYPTEKFYPAWLIQEESPVCESLKTAYASLYRTPPRITVWPFSTNGVSIMGRHQIPCIGYGPGSIEFAHSPDEKVFKSSLMKSCALYASLPVTYSEIMRKRK is encoded by the coding sequence GTGGAGATCAGTTCGAAGATCTTAGGGGCTGTTGAAGAGATACGGCAGCCGATGATGTCCTTTCTGCGTGAGATCATAGCGATTCAAAGCTATGACGGCGACGAGGGAAAGGCAATGGCCCGAATCAGGGAAGAAATGGAACGGATTGGATTCGAACGGATATGGGTGGATCCCATGGGGAACCTGATGGGTTATCTGGGGCACGGGGAACATCTCATTGCGTTTGACGGTCATGTCGATACGGTATCTTGCGGCGACCTGGGAAACTGGACCTTTGATCCCTTTTCAGGATATGAGAATGCAAAGGAAATCGGCGGCCTGGGCACAACAGATCAGAAAGGCGGCGTTGCCTCCATGCTGTATGCCGGAAAAATCATGAAGGATCTGGATCTGCTGGGGAACTGCACGGTCTTGTTTGTCTGCAGCGTACAGGAAGAGGACTGTGATGGCCGTTGTTGGCAATATATCATCGAAGAGGACTGGATTCGGCCAGAGTTTGTGGTTCTGACAGAACCAAGTGACGATATGATCAGTCTCGGTCAGAGAGGGCGGGCTGAAATCCGGCTTACGACCTCAGGCGTATCTGCCCATGGTTCCCGGCCGGAGCTGGGGGTTAATGCTGTCTATAAGATGGGACCAGTGATTGGAGCAATCCAGAGGCTGAACGAAGAGCTGCCCAGTGACGGAAAGCTGGGGAAGGGCAGTGTGGCCATTTCGGAAATAACATCCACAGCGCCTTCACGCTGCGCTGTTGCTGATTCCTGTACCGTGATCCTGGATCGCCGATTGAATTCCAGAGAAACACCGGAATTTGCACTCAAGCAGCTCAGGCAGCTGCCGGAGGTACAGGCCGCCCAGGTGGTCGTAGACATCGAACTGTATGAAGAACCCTCCTATACTGGGCTGGTTTATCCGACGGAAAAATTTTATCCGGCCTGGCTGATTCAGGAGGAAAGCCCGGTCTGTGAAAGTCTGAAGACTGCTTATGCCAGTCTGTATCGGACCCCTCCCCGGATTACGGTCTGGCCATTTTCCACTAATGGTGTTTCCATTATGGGGCGACACCAGATCCCATGCATCGGCTACGGCCCGGGATCGATTGAATTCGCTCATTCACCCGACGAAAAAGTATTCAAGAGCAGCCTGATGAAGAGTTGCGCCCTGTATGCGTCCCTGCCGGTAACATATTCGGAAATAATGAGAAAAAGGAAATAA
- a CDS encoding tryptophan-rich sensory protein, whose product MERSKKAWINALFFAVTLVFNGLGAAGLINGLSQKEISDKYITLITPSPSTFSIWSLIYTLLLFSIIFMILKKNDRYYQEAVDRISLLFRISCLFNILWIVTFSFLFIELSSLFIIGFLVILSLICRELLKIQEGRRWLLPLTFSLYTGWLMIATVVNIAASLVKMNWDGFGLSLELWAILILSVAVLLTGGVAYRLSNAAIPLPVAWAYFGIYRFLMAPEGFQGKYPMAQTAAITGAALLIALVAIQFYRNRFNILPNVEKNLE is encoded by the coding sequence ATGGAACGATCAAAAAAAGCCTGGATCAATGCCCTTTTTTTTGCAGTAACTCTGGTATTTAACGGACTGGGTGCTGCCGGTCTGATTAATGGACTGTCACAAAAGGAAATCTCGGACAAATACATTACGCTGATCACGCCCAGTCCATCGACTTTCAGCATCTGGAGCCTGATCTACACACTGCTGCTTTTTTCCATCATCTTTATGATCCTGAAGAAAAATGATCGGTACTACCAGGAGGCAGTGGACCGGATCAGTCTGCTGTTTCGAATTTCGTGCCTGTTCAATATCCTGTGGATCGTCACCTTCTCGTTTCTCTTCATTGAACTTTCAAGTCTCTTCATCATTGGTTTCCTGGTCATCCTGAGTCTGATCTGCCGCGAACTGCTCAAGATCCAGGAAGGCCGCCGCTGGCTGCTTCCCCTGACTTTTTCGCTCTATACCGGCTGGCTCATGATTGCCACAGTGGTAAATATCGCTGCCAGCCTGGTGAAGATGAACTGGGACGGGTTTGGATTATCACTGGAGTTATGGGCCATCCTGATCCTCTCCGTGGCAGTCCTCCTCACTGGAGGGGTGGCCTATCGGCTGAGCAACGCAGCGATTCCGCTGCCGGTTGCTTGGGCATATTTCGGGATTTACCGTTTTCTCATGGCTCCTGAGGGCTTTCAGGGGAAATATCCTATGGCTCAGACTGCGGCAATTACCGGAGCGGCTCTGCTGATCGCTCTGGTAGCCATCCAGTTCTATCGCAACCGGTTCAATATACTGCCCAATGTTGAAAAAAATTTAGAATAA
- a CDS encoding RidA family protein produces MNIKFIQTEYSVRDGGHYTPGVVHNGTLYVSGQLSINPVTGLRPEGGIKAEALQALKNLDLVLGSAGVSREQVLSCRIYITDVAYWGEVNEVYSKFFDGHKPARIVIPTGPLYAGCLVEIEAIAAIGG; encoded by the coding sequence ATGAATATTAAGTTCATCCAAACGGAATACTCTGTTCGGGATGGGGGGCACTACACCCCTGGTGTCGTCCATAACGGTACGCTCTACGTGTCAGGTCAGCTGTCCATAAATCCCGTTACCGGTCTGCGTCCTGAGGGCGGAATCAAGGCAGAAGCTTTGCAGGCATTGAAAAACCTTGATCTGGTCCTGGGTTCCGCCGGAGTCAGCCGGGAGCAGGTTTTAAGTTGCCGCATCTACATCACTGATGTTGCATACTGGGGGGAAGTCAACGAAGTTTACTCCAAGTTCTTTGACGGACACAAACCGGCTCGGATCGTCATCCCAACCGGACCGCTCTATGCTGGCTGTCTGGTTGAGATTGAGGCGATCGCGGCCATCGGAGGATAA
- a CDS encoding ECF transporter S component produces MKTGNTTGRETRSMILAALFLGMAIVIQLLGRFNPDFSRVFVGPLINALLLLTVIFCGRRYGMLLAVLSPIMAFATGQLNPALAPFIPFIMLGNLALVIPFSFLLRNLTTQVIGIVIGSGLKFFVMMMAAQYAVPVFGLPIPPALQQRLPVAFGLVQLYAALIGGAIALVLGSLLKKRENFKRPIE; encoded by the coding sequence ATGAAAACAGGAAATACCACCGGCCGCGAAACCAGATCCATGATTCTGGCGGCCTTGTTCTTAGGGATGGCCATTGTCATCCAGCTGCTTGGAAGATTCAATCCGGACTTTTCACGAGTATTCGTCGGACCGCTCATCAACGCGCTGCTACTGCTGACGGTCATTTTCTGCGGCCGCCGTTATGGCATGCTGCTGGCAGTGCTCAGTCCCATCATGGCTTTTGCCACCGGTCAGCTCAATCCGGCACTTGCTCCGTTCATTCCCTTCATCATGCTGGGCAACCTGGCGCTGGTCATCCCGTTCAGCTTCCTGCTCAGAAATCTGACAACGCAGGTCATTGGCATTGTGATTGGGTCGGGACTGAAGTTTTTCGTCATGATGATGGCTGCTCAGTATGCTGTTCCCGTCTTCGGACTCCCCATCCCGCCGGCATTGCAGCAGAGACTTCCGGTAGCCTTCGGACTTGTTCAGCTCTACGCTGCTCTGATTGGAGGAGCCATAGCTCTGGTACTTGGCAGCCTTTTGAAGAAACGGGAAAACTTTAAAAGACCCATAGAATAA
- a CDS encoding 4Fe-4S dicluster domain-containing protein gives MYEVYNDIIHIRRRIFTEIARIAYEDKNPGEAIGKAISDIIPGEVANYRDSVFKERAIVGERLRLTLGLPVRSAGELGVLAEGIDEADVAKRFYEAPLVNVITFACEACPTKRLEVTSNCRKCIAHPCINVCPVNAITMGKHQTHIDQEKCIKCGRCRDACPYNAIIQYDRPCAQACGVNAIDSDHLGRAKINQDKCVSCGQCIQKCPFGAIADKSEIYQLIKSMKAGGRHLAIVAPSFISQFGPVVTPEQIFEGIRLLGFDEVMEVGLGADIETIKEAREYLHEVPASKPYMGTSCCPSWAMMVKKMFPEEDKNISSSATPMIATAQHIKREDFNAKVTFIGPCISKKLEALQDNVKDYVDFVLTYEELMGMFIAKSIELTGLEVSAAIDDSSSLGRGFAESGGVAGAVAAVVAQLEPDRTVLTEKANGLHECVKLMKLAKAGKKNGYLLEGMACPGGCLGGPGTLAPILKAQRALAAFKEKAAAKSPLDNPKIQGE, from the coding sequence ATGTACGAAGTATATAATGACATCATTCACATCAGACGAAGAATCTTCACGGAGATCGCGCGAATTGCTTATGAAGATAAAAATCCGGGGGAGGCAATTGGGAAAGCCATCTCAGACATCATTCCGGGAGAGGTTGCCAACTATCGGGATTCGGTTTTCAAGGAGCGTGCCATCGTCGGTGAACGCCTCCGTCTGACGCTGGGACTGCCGGTAAGAAGTGCCGGTGAGCTGGGCGTACTGGCAGAAGGCATTGATGAGGCCGATGTGGCGAAGCGTTTTTACGAAGCCCCACTGGTCAATGTCATCACCTTTGCCTGCGAAGCCTGTCCGACGAAACGGCTGGAAGTCACTTCCAACTGCCGCAAGTGCATTGCGCACCCCTGCATCAATGTCTGTCCGGTAAACGCCATTACCATGGGTAAGCATCAGACCCACATTGATCAGGAGAAATGCATTAAGTGCGGCCGCTGCCGAGACGCCTGCCCCTATAACGCCATCATTCAGTATGATCGGCCCTGTGCTCAGGCCTGTGGGGTCAACGCCATCGATTCGGACCACCTGGGGCGGGCAAAGATCAATCAGGACAAATGTGTTTCCTGCGGCCAGTGCATTCAGAAGTGTCCTTTTGGCGCCATTGCAGATAAATCCGAGATTTATCAGCTGATCAAGTCCATGAAAGCCGGCGGGCGCCATCTGGCCATCGTAGCGCCGTCCTTCATTTCACAGTTTGGACCGGTGGTCACTCCCGAGCAAATTTTCGAGGGAATCCGTCTGCTGGGCTTTGATGAAGTGATGGAAGTGGGACTGGGAGCTGATATCGAAACGATCAAGGAGGCCCGGGAATACCTGCATGAAGTTCCGGCATCCAAGCCCTACATGGGAACCTCCTGCTGTCCGTCCTGGGCAATGATGGTCAAGAAGATGTTCCCCGAGGAGGATAAGAACATATCGAGTTCGGCGACTCCGATGATTGCTACCGCTCAGCACATTAAACGGGAAGATTTCAACGCCAAAGTTACGTTTATCGGTCCCTGCATTTCCAAGAAACTGGAAGCGCTGCAGGACAATGTCAAGGACTATGTTGACTTCGTCCTCACCTATGAAGAACTCATGGGCATGTTCATTGCTAAAAGCATTGAGCTGACGGGTCTGGAAGTGAGTGCTGCCATTGATGATTCATCCAGTCTGGGACGTGGTTTTGCGGAATCGGGCGGCGTAGCCGGGGCGGTTGCGGCCGTTGTGGCTCAGCTGGAGCCTGACCGGACGGTCCTCACGGAAAAAGCCAATGGCCTCCATGAATGCGTCAAGCTGATGAAGCTCGCGAAAGCCGGCAAAAAGAATGGCTATTTACTGGAGGGAATGGCTTGTCCGGGCGGTTGCCTGGGTGGACCCGGAACACTGGCTCCGATTCTCAAAGCCCAGCGGGCACTGGCTGCCTTCAAGGAAAAAGCCGCTGCGAAATCACCATTGGATAACCCGAAAATTCAGGGGGAGTAA
- a CDS encoding SDR family oxidoreductase produces the protein MKLQGKVAIVTGASSGMGHEIAALFAQEGAIVYAVARRAERLQELAESIQGPGRIIPHVADLMEKEDAQSLIEAVVKDAGKLDILVNNAGIMDDFSAVGDVADDMLEKVFALNTFAPFYTSRGAVKQFLVQGGGNIINIASVGGLYGARAGAVYTAAKHAVVGLTKNTGYMYAKKNIRCNAICPGGVETEIGSGDFMKKVNQEGLNIAMSNIGGNPRNGKPIEIARVALFLASDDSGFINGQCITADSGWTAY, from the coding sequence ATGAAGCTTCAAGGTAAAGTAGCCATTGTTACCGGAGCCAGCTCCGGAATGGGACACGAAATCGCAGCGCTGTTTGCTCAGGAAGGGGCTATTGTATATGCTGTGGCCAGAAGGGCGGAGCGGTTGCAGGAACTGGCGGAAAGTATTCAGGGGCCTGGCCGGATCATTCCGCATGTCGCGGATCTGATGGAGAAAGAAGACGCTCAGTCGTTGATTGAGGCAGTCGTGAAGGATGCAGGCAAACTGGATATTCTGGTGAATAATGCCGGAATCATGGATGATTTCAGCGCGGTGGGAGATGTTGCTGATGACATGCTGGAAAAAGTGTTTGCCCTCAATACGTTTGCTCCATTTTATACCAGCCGCGGCGCGGTGAAGCAGTTCCTGGTACAGGGCGGCGGCAACATCATAAATATTGCTTCCGTCGGAGGATTGTACGGCGCCAGAGCGGGTGCGGTTTACACTGCAGCCAAGCACGCGGTCGTGGGCCTGACCAAGAATACGGGATATATGTACGCCAAAAAGAACATCCGCTGCAATGCTATCTGCCCCGGAGGCGTTGAAACGGAGATCGGCAGCGGTGACTTCATGAAAAAGGTCAACCAGGAAGGGCTGAATATCGCCATGTCCAATATCGGCGGCAATCCAAGAAACGGCAAGCCGATTGAAATTGCCCGTGTGGCACTGTTTCTGGCTTCCGACGATTCCGGCTTCATAAATGGTCAGTGCATTACGGCGGACAGCGGCTGGACTGCTTATTAG
- a CDS encoding SWIM zinc finger domain-containing protein, with translation MTHVNSDYRQYFQDHIFERGIDYYLNQTVIDMSFDGEILDGLVEGEQLYHVQIKIVKNEPVACYCSCPYAASGENCKHMAALLLAWEANLNRSAGERKIPGESDEEDHPLQTRSLAELVQNSDEKLVRKYLFEILEEDEGLEQRFRRILI, from the coding sequence ATGACACACGTAAATTCAGATTATCGACAATATTTTCAGGATCATATTTTTGAGCGAGGGATCGATTATTACCTGAATCAGACTGTCATTGATATGTCGTTTGACGGGGAAATACTGGATGGCCTGGTTGAGGGAGAGCAGCTATACCACGTTCAAATAAAGATAGTAAAAAATGAACCTGTTGCTTGCTATTGCAGTTGTCCCTATGCTGCTTCCGGCGAAAACTGCAAGCATATGGCGGCATTGCTGCTTGCCTGGGAAGCCAATCTGAACCGGAGTGCGGGTGAACGAAAAATCCCTGGGGAATCAGATGAAGAAGATCATCCCTTGCAGACACGGAGTCTGGCAGAACTGGTTCAAAATTCGGATGAGAAGCTGGTACGTAAATATCTTTTTGAAATTCTGGAAGAGGATGAGGGACTGGAACAGAGATTCCGCAGAATCCTGATCTAA
- a CDS encoding leucine-rich repeat domain-containing protein: MIRFPRTRALIPGILLTLVLAGCAGEAKPTGTGTAAGTTAAAPVTTAPAATTAGNAGTSPLTAASTQPTPVVFSDPVFEKLVKAELKKDTIYPADLEDFTNLKIGGDHFLLLSGKGVPDRSIVLLFGTDVELDGKRFTGFGTMKSLADLSLFPNLTSLHVTLQPDIDYSTIPAQVKETLRSGFFTQSKLKDIQFLQGAKSLFNLSLSFNEITDLSPLKDSKELLYLSANSNQVSDLSPLSELLKLKSLTFYENRIKDLSPLSGLPNLETLELYSNYVEDLTPLSGIKTLKELELIANKIEDVSPLKGFSSFDSLRLSKNPIKNIEELDHIKNLVFEP; encoded by the coding sequence ATGATACGATTCCCAAGGACTAGGGCTCTCATCCCTGGTATCCTGCTGACTCTGGTCCTGGCAGGATGCGCTGGTGAGGCAAAACCGACCGGCACGGGAACTGCGGCGGGAACAACTGCTGCCGCACCAGTCACTACCGCACCCGCTGCCACAACTGCGGGCAATGCGGGAACTTCTCCTTTGACAGCAGCTTCGACCCAACCGACCCCAGTGGTTTTTTCCGACCCGGTCTTTGAAAAACTGGTGAAAGCTGAACTGAAGAAAGACACCATTTATCCGGCGGATCTGGAAGACTTCACGAACCTGAAGATCGGCGGAGACCATTTCCTGCTGCTCTCCGGCAAAGGAGTTCCCGATCGATCGATTGTATTGCTGTTTGGTACCGACGTGGAACTGGACGGCAAGCGCTTTACCGGATTTGGCACCATGAAGTCGCTGGCCGACCTGAGTCTTTTCCCCAATCTCACATCCCTCCATGTTACCCTGCAGCCAGATATCGATTATTCAACCATTCCGGCCCAGGTCAAGGAAACGCTGCGCAGTGGGTTCTTCACCCAAAGCAAACTGAAGGACATCCAATTTCTTCAAGGTGCCAAGTCCCTGTTCAACCTGAGCTTGAGCTTTAATGAAATCACAGACCTGTCACCGCTGAAGGACTCCAAAGAATTGCTCTATCTCTCAGCCAACAGCAATCAGGTGTCAGACTTGTCTCCCCTTTCGGAACTGCTCAAGCTGAAAAGCCTGACATTCTACGAAAACCGGATTAAAGACCTATCTCCCCTGTCCGGCCTTCCAAATCTGGAGACCCTGGAGCTCTACTCGAACTACGTGGAAGACCTCACGCCCCTGTCCGGCATAAAAACCCTCAAAGAGCTGGAACTGATTGCCAACAAAATCGAGGACGTCAGCCCCCTGAAAGGCTTTTCCTCCTTTGATTCACTTCGTCTGAGCAAGAATCCGATCAAGAACATCGAAGAACTTGATCACATTAAGAACCTGGTGTTCGAGCCCTAA
- a CDS encoding alanine racemase, with the protein MRYMQLDTPSVIIDREIMMSNLDRMQSYADSRQVALRPHTKTHKIPQIARMQELRGARGITVAKVGEAEVMAEHGLRDIFIANEIVGEAKFRRIIKLMESGVHLTFGLDSVEQAALIQNAFQDSGHIAQTLVEIEVGENRSGMIEETEFRDLLNYVRTQAPDIAITGVFSHDGSSYNAKDLAECRQIHLDAQVRTLRFAQIARTMGFEMETVSIGSTPSLLQDFPILEGVTEIRPGTYALMDASMASVHGSLDMCAATVLATVISRPTSERVILDVGAKGITMQTRRVGITAVEGMGIIKQFPDVHIFDVFDEHAIIYSKKFRDAVRVGDKVEIIPVHVCPMMNLHEEAYMVSNGEVVEVCPIAGRGRLR; encoded by the coding sequence ATGCGATACATGCAGTTGGATACCCCCTCGGTCATTATTGACCGAGAGATAATGATGAGCAATCTGGATCGGATGCAGTCTTATGCGGACAGCCGGCAGGTAGCGCTCCGGCCGCACACCAAGACCCACAAAATCCCGCAGATCGCCCGCATGCAGGAACTGCGGGGAGCCAGGGGCATCACCGTGGCAAAAGTGGGGGAGGCTGAGGTGATGGCAGAGCATGGGCTTCGAGATATTTTTATCGCCAATGAAATTGTGGGGGAAGCCAAATTCAGACGCATTATCAAACTGATGGAGTCGGGCGTGCATCTGACTTTCGGGCTGGACTCTGTCGAACAGGCAGCCCTCATTCAAAATGCGTTCCAGGACAGTGGTCACATAGCCCAAACGCTTGTTGAAATCGAAGTGGGCGAGAACCGTTCCGGCATGATCGAGGAAACAGAGTTCCGTGATCTGCTGAACTATGTCCGGACCCAGGCTCCGGACATAGCGATCACGGGGGTATTCTCCCATGATGGCAGTTCCTACAATGCGAAGGATCTGGCCGAATGCAGGCAGATCCACCTGGATGCCCAAGTTCGTACGCTGCGTTTTGCACAGATCGCCCGCACCATGGGTTTTGAAATGGAGACGGTGAGTATCGGCTCCACGCCATCGCTGCTGCAGGATTTCCCCATCCTGGAAGGCGTCACCGAAATTCGCCCCGGAACCTACGCTCTGATGGATGCCTCCATGGCAAGTGTCCATGGCAGCCTGGACATGTGCGCGGCAACAGTGCTGGCTACGGTGATCAGCCGCCCTACATCCGAACGGGTCATCCTGGATGTCGGCGCCAAAGGCATTACGATGCAAACCCGCCGCGTTGGAATTACTGCCGTTGAGGGCATGGGCATCATCAAACAGTTCCCGGATGTACACATTTTTGATGTCTTTGATGAGCACGCCATTATCTACAGCAAGAAGTTTCGCGACGCGGTCAGGGTGGGGGACAAGGTGGAGATCATTCCGGTCCATGTCTGTCCTATGATGAACCTGCACGAGGAAGCCTATATGGTATCCAACGGAGAAGTCGTGGAGGTCTGTCCCATCGCCGGACGCGGCAGGCTCCGATAG